From Daucus carota subsp. sativus chromosome 6, DH1 v3.0, whole genome shotgun sequence, the proteins below share one genomic window:
- the LOC108226407 gene encoding E3 ubiquitin-protein ligase CCNB1IP1 homolog isoform X2 has product MRCNACWRDLEGKAVSTSCGHLLCTEDAGRILSSDAACPICDQVLSKSLMRPVDINPNDEWINMVMAGITPQILMKSAYRSVMFYIGQKELEMQFKMNRIVAQCRQKCEAMQEKFTEKLEQVHTAYQKMAKKCQMMEQEMESLSKDKQELQEKFSEKSRQKRKLDEMYDQLRCEYESMKRTAIQPVNNFYSGPEPDLFASPANMMPNRDPLRKDWPAYTPDTPGAREDIWPSAARQNSSNSGPFDVSGGSPVKQSVRPTDFNNRRGINRTAFGAGAGSGPGSRAGNPSMTLRNLIISPIKRPQPSRSRPQMFT; this is encoded by the exons ATGAGATGCAATGCGTGCTGGAGGGACCTAGAAGGGAAAGCTGTTAGCACCTCTTGTGGTCACCTATTGT GTACCGAAGATGCTGGTAGGATTCTCAGCAGTGATGCAGCCTGCCCAATTTGTGACCAAGTACTCTCTAAAAG TCTTATGAGACCTGTGGATATCAATCCAAATGATGAGTGGATCAAT ATGGTCATGGCTGGGATAACTCCTCAAATAT TGATGAAAAGTGCATACAGAAGTGTGATGTTTTACATTGGGCAAAAGGAACTGGAGATGCAATTTAAGATGAACAGGATAGTGGCTCAGTGCCGACAAAAATGTGAGGCAATGCAAGAAAAATTCACAGAAAAACTTGAGCAAGTGCATACTGCATATCAGAAAATGGCAAAGAAGTGCCAAATGATGGAACAAGAAATGGAGAGTTTATCCAAAGACAAGCAAGAACTTCAGGAAAAATTTTCTGAAAAGTCCAG GCAGAAAAGAAAACTTGATGAAATGTATGATCAGCTAAGATGCGAGTACGAGTCCATGAAAAGAACAGCAATTCAACCTGTGAACAACTTTTATTCTGGACCTGAGCCTGATTTGTTTGCAAGTCCAGCTAACATGATGCCTAACAGAGATCCTCTGAGGAAAG ATTGGCCGGCTTACACTCCTGATACACCAGGGGCTCGAGAGGATATATGGCCTTCAGCAGCTAGACAGAATAGTTCTAATTCTGGTCCCTTCGATGTTTCTGGTGGCTCGCCTGTAAAACAGTCAGTCAGGCCAACTGATTTTAATAACAGAAGAGGTATTAATCGTACAGCATTTGGTGCTGGAGCGGGATCTGGACCTGGATCGAGAGCAGGAAACCCATCAATGACTTTAAGAAATCTCATCATTTCACCAATAAAGCGACCTCAACCCTCCCGAAGTCGTCCTCAGATGTTCACGTAA
- the LOC108226407 gene encoding E3 ubiquitin-protein ligase CCNB1IP1 homolog isoform X3 has translation MRCNACWRDLEGKAVSTSCGHLLCTEDAGRILSSDAACPICDQVLSKSLMRPVDINPNDEWINMVMAGITPQILMKSAYRSVMFYIGQKELEMQFKMNRIVAQCRQKCEAMQEKFTEKLEQVHTAYQKMAKKCQMMEQEMESLSKDKQELQEKFSEKSRQKRKLDEMYDQLRCEYESMKRTAIQPVNNFYSGPEPDLFASPANMMPNRDPLRKGAREDIWPSAARQNSSNSGPFDVSGGSPVKQSVRPTDFNNRRGINRTAFGAGAGSGPGSRAGNPSMTLRNLIISPIKRPQPSRSRPQMFTL, from the exons ATGAGATGCAATGCGTGCTGGAGGGACCTAGAAGGGAAAGCTGTTAGCACCTCTTGTGGTCACCTATTGT GTACCGAAGATGCTGGTAGGATTCTCAGCAGTGATGCAGCCTGCCCAATTTGTGACCAAGTACTCTCTAAAAG TCTTATGAGACCTGTGGATATCAATCCAAATGATGAGTGGATCAAT ATGGTCATGGCTGGGATAACTCCTCAAATAT TGATGAAAAGTGCATACAGAAGTGTGATGTTTTACATTGGGCAAAAGGAACTGGAGATGCAATTTAAGATGAACAGGATAGTGGCTCAGTGCCGACAAAAATGTGAGGCAATGCAAGAAAAATTCACAGAAAAACTTGAGCAAGTGCATACTGCATATCAGAAAATGGCAAAGAAGTGCCAAATGATGGAACAAGAAATGGAGAGTTTATCCAAAGACAAGCAAGAACTTCAGGAAAAATTTTCTGAAAAGTCCAG GCAGAAAAGAAAACTTGATGAAATGTATGATCAGCTAAGATGCGAGTACGAGTCCATGAAAAGAACAGCAATTCAACCTGTGAACAACTTTTATTCTGGACCTGAGCCTGATTTGTTTGCAAGTCCAGCTAACATGATGCCTAACAGAGATCCTCTGAGGAAAG GGGCTCGAGAGGATATATGGCCTTCAGCAGCTAGACAGAATAGTTCTAATTCTGGTCCCTTCGATGTTTCTGGTGGCTCGCCTGTAAAACAGTCAGTCAGGCCAACTGATTTTAATAACAGAAGAGGTATTAATCGTACAGCATTTGGTGCTGGAGCGGGATCTGGACCTGGATCGAGAGCAGGAAACCCATCAATGACTTTAAGAAATCTCATCATTTCACCAATAAAGCGACCTCAACCCTCCCGAAGTCGTCCTCAGATGTTCAC GCTGTAA
- the LOC108226407 gene encoding E3 ubiquitin-protein ligase CCNB1IP1 homolog isoform X1 translates to MRCNACWRDLEGKAVSTSCGHLLCTEDAGRILSSDAACPICDQVLSKSLMRPVDINPNDEWINMVMAGITPQILMKSAYRSVMFYIGQKELEMQFKMNRIVAQCRQKCEAMQEKFTEKLEQVHTAYQKMAKKCQMMEQEMESLSKDKQELQEKFSEKSRQKRKLDEMYDQLRCEYESMKRTAIQPVNNFYSGPEPDLFASPANMMPNRDPLRKDWPAYTPDTPGAREDIWPSAARQNSSNSGPFDVSGGSPVKQSVRPTDFNNRRGINRTAFGAGAGSGPGSRAGNPSMTLRNLIISPIKRPQPSRSRPQMFTL, encoded by the exons ATGAGATGCAATGCGTGCTGGAGGGACCTAGAAGGGAAAGCTGTTAGCACCTCTTGTGGTCACCTATTGT GTACCGAAGATGCTGGTAGGATTCTCAGCAGTGATGCAGCCTGCCCAATTTGTGACCAAGTACTCTCTAAAAG TCTTATGAGACCTGTGGATATCAATCCAAATGATGAGTGGATCAAT ATGGTCATGGCTGGGATAACTCCTCAAATAT TGATGAAAAGTGCATACAGAAGTGTGATGTTTTACATTGGGCAAAAGGAACTGGAGATGCAATTTAAGATGAACAGGATAGTGGCTCAGTGCCGACAAAAATGTGAGGCAATGCAAGAAAAATTCACAGAAAAACTTGAGCAAGTGCATACTGCATATCAGAAAATGGCAAAGAAGTGCCAAATGATGGAACAAGAAATGGAGAGTTTATCCAAAGACAAGCAAGAACTTCAGGAAAAATTTTCTGAAAAGTCCAG GCAGAAAAGAAAACTTGATGAAATGTATGATCAGCTAAGATGCGAGTACGAGTCCATGAAAAGAACAGCAATTCAACCTGTGAACAACTTTTATTCTGGACCTGAGCCTGATTTGTTTGCAAGTCCAGCTAACATGATGCCTAACAGAGATCCTCTGAGGAAAG ATTGGCCGGCTTACACTCCTGATACACCAGGGGCTCGAGAGGATATATGGCCTTCAGCAGCTAGACAGAATAGTTCTAATTCTGGTCCCTTCGATGTTTCTGGTGGCTCGCCTGTAAAACAGTCAGTCAGGCCAACTGATTTTAATAACAGAAGAGGTATTAATCGTACAGCATTTGGTGCTGGAGCGGGATCTGGACCTGGATCGAGAGCAGGAAACCCATCAATGACTTTAAGAAATCTCATCATTTCACCAATAAAGCGACCTCAACCCTCCCGAAGTCGTCCTCAGATGTTCAC GCTGTAA
- the LOC108226407 gene encoding E3 ubiquitin-protein ligase CCNB1IP1 homolog isoform X5 has translation MVMAGITPQILMKSAYRSVMFYIGQKELEMQFKMNRIVAQCRQKCEAMQEKFTEKLEQVHTAYQKMAKKCQMMEQEMESLSKDKQELQEKFSEKSRQKRKLDEMYDQLRCEYESMKRTAIQPVNNFYSGPEPDLFASPANMMPNRDPLRKDWPAYTPDTPGAREDIWPSAARQNSSNSGPFDVSGGSPVKQSVRPTDFNNRRGINRTAFGAGAGSGPGSRAGNPSMTLRNLIISPIKRPQPSRSRPQMFTL, from the exons ATGGTCATGGCTGGGATAACTCCTCAAATAT TGATGAAAAGTGCATACAGAAGTGTGATGTTTTACATTGGGCAAAAGGAACTGGAGATGCAATTTAAGATGAACAGGATAGTGGCTCAGTGCCGACAAAAATGTGAGGCAATGCAAGAAAAATTCACAGAAAAACTTGAGCAAGTGCATACTGCATATCAGAAAATGGCAAAGAAGTGCCAAATGATGGAACAAGAAATGGAGAGTTTATCCAAAGACAAGCAAGAACTTCAGGAAAAATTTTCTGAAAAGTCCAG GCAGAAAAGAAAACTTGATGAAATGTATGATCAGCTAAGATGCGAGTACGAGTCCATGAAAAGAACAGCAATTCAACCTGTGAACAACTTTTATTCTGGACCTGAGCCTGATTTGTTTGCAAGTCCAGCTAACATGATGCCTAACAGAGATCCTCTGAGGAAAG ATTGGCCGGCTTACACTCCTGATACACCAGGGGCTCGAGAGGATATATGGCCTTCAGCAGCTAGACAGAATAGTTCTAATTCTGGTCCCTTCGATGTTTCTGGTGGCTCGCCTGTAAAACAGTCAGTCAGGCCAACTGATTTTAATAACAGAAGAGGTATTAATCGTACAGCATTTGGTGCTGGAGCGGGATCTGGACCTGGATCGAGAGCAGGAAACCCATCAATGACTTTAAGAAATCTCATCATTTCACCAATAAAGCGACCTCAACCCTCCCGAAGTCGTCCTCAGATGTTCAC GCTGTAA
- the LOC108226229 gene encoding NAC domain-containing protein 55-like produces the protein MGLKLPPHGFKFTPSDKQLLEDFLRPKIQGTLRWDIIKDKEIYGPDANPWEIFSDSSTQWITSGSEKSVYVFSHLTKIADKESSGTGGNEHYVRKAGCGTWHVETGRKIIVDGNNNHIGEKRMLVFQINDVKGLTEGDRKYWKMHEYFLKGYEDYVVCQITSDVSKRAKVYTKDVSGTKSKANKKIAATRTTKSKDEKGNQGCHEEKTEMMSYQNLLAPMNSLCLGGSDQAAIIYQGMPVQYNGAGGVNSSVEEQEAEAQGLEVLHDHQRLNNQEAAQPVIPSTGGGIENLGSNGGSHDEAYLDLEDLFGGDFWPNVDNLLMDDPMSNDNVPLNFEGLFDAAGSWSDKNLEEPGQVSNNVQEQQQQQQQQQQQAATRMNMSCMLGKRPSFEAQEAGPIKKSRI, from the coding sequence ATGGGGTTGAAGCTTCCTCCCCACGGCTTCAAATTTACACCGAGTGACAAGCAGTTGCTTGAGGATTTTCTGAGACCCAAGATTCAGGGTACACTTCGTTGGGATATCATCAAGGACAAAGAAATTTACGGTCCGGACGCCAATCCATGGGAGATTTTTAGTGACTCGTCGACTCAGTGGATAACTTCTGGTAGTGAAAAATCTGTTTATGTCTTTTCTCATCTGACAAAGATAGCCGATAAGGAATCATCTGGTACTGGTGGTAATGAACACTATGTTCGGAAAGCGGGTTGTGGTACATGGCATGTTGAAACAGGTCGCAAGATCATCGTGGATGGGAATAATAATCATATCGGGGAGAAGAGGATGTTGGTCTTTCAGATTAATGATGTTAAGGGATTAACGGAGGGAGATAGAAAGTACTGGAAGATGCACGAGTACTTTTTGAAGGGATATGAAGATTATGTGGTTTGTCAGATTACTTCGGATGTGTCGAAAAGAGCCAAGGTGTACACCAAAGATGTTTCGGGAACCAAGTCTAAAGCCAACAAGAAAATTGCTGCGACTCGTACAACTAAGTCTAAGGATGAGAAGGGAAATCAGGGATGTCATGAAGAGAAGACTGAGATGATGAGCTATCAAAATCTGCTGGCCCCAATGAATTCCTTGTGTCTCGGTGGTTCTGACCAAGCGGCAATCATATACCAAGGCATGCCAGTACAATATAATGGGGCAGGGGGTGTGAATTCCAGTGTGGAAGAACAAGAGGCAGAGGCTCAGGGGTTAGAAGTACTTCATGATCATCAGAGACTCAACAATCAAGAAGCCGCCCAGCCAGTGATACCGAGTACAGGTGGGGGTATTGAGAACCTGGGGAGCAACGGTGGATCTCATGACGAAGCATATCTTGACTTGGAGGACTTGTTTGGTGGTGATTTCTGGCCGAATGTTGACAATCTGCTGATGGATGACCCGATGTCCAACGATAATGTACCTTTGAACTTTGAGGGTTTGTTTGATGCAGCTGGTTCTTGGTCAGATAAAAATTTGGAGGAACCTGGGCAGGTCAGCAACAACGTGCaggagcagcagcagcagcagcaacaacaacaacaacaggcCGCTACGCGAATGAACATGAGTTGCATGTTGGGGAAAAGGCCATCATTTGAAGCTCAAGAAGCAGGACCTATCAAAAAGTCTCGCATCTGA
- the LOC108226407 gene encoding E3 ubiquitin-protein ligase CCNB1IP1 homolog isoform X4, with the protein MRCNACWRDLEGKAVSTSCGHLLCTEDAGRILSSDAACPICDQVLSKSLMRPVDINPNDEWINMVMAGITPQILMKSAYRSVMFYIGQKELEMQFKMNRIVAQCRQKCEAMQEKFTEKLEQVHTAYQKMAKKCQMMEQEMESLSKDKQELQEKFSEKSRQKRKLDEMYDQLRCEYESMKRTAIQPVNNFYSGPEPDLFASPANMMPNRDPLRKGAREDIWPSAARQNSSNSGPFDVSGGSPVKQSVRPTDFNNRRGINRTAFGAGAGSGPGSRAGNPSMTLRNLIISPIKRPQPSRSRPQMFT; encoded by the exons ATGAGATGCAATGCGTGCTGGAGGGACCTAGAAGGGAAAGCTGTTAGCACCTCTTGTGGTCACCTATTGT GTACCGAAGATGCTGGTAGGATTCTCAGCAGTGATGCAGCCTGCCCAATTTGTGACCAAGTACTCTCTAAAAG TCTTATGAGACCTGTGGATATCAATCCAAATGATGAGTGGATCAAT ATGGTCATGGCTGGGATAACTCCTCAAATAT TGATGAAAAGTGCATACAGAAGTGTGATGTTTTACATTGGGCAAAAGGAACTGGAGATGCAATTTAAGATGAACAGGATAGTGGCTCAGTGCCGACAAAAATGTGAGGCAATGCAAGAAAAATTCACAGAAAAACTTGAGCAAGTGCATACTGCATATCAGAAAATGGCAAAGAAGTGCCAAATGATGGAACAAGAAATGGAGAGTTTATCCAAAGACAAGCAAGAACTTCAGGAAAAATTTTCTGAAAAGTCCAG GCAGAAAAGAAAACTTGATGAAATGTATGATCAGCTAAGATGCGAGTACGAGTCCATGAAAAGAACAGCAATTCAACCTGTGAACAACTTTTATTCTGGACCTGAGCCTGATTTGTTTGCAAGTCCAGCTAACATGATGCCTAACAGAGATCCTCTGAGGAAAG GGGCTCGAGAGGATATATGGCCTTCAGCAGCTAGACAGAATAGTTCTAATTCTGGTCCCTTCGATGTTTCTGGTGGCTCGCCTGTAAAACAGTCAGTCAGGCCAACTGATTTTAATAACAGAAGAGGTATTAATCGTACAGCATTTGGTGCTGGAGCGGGATCTGGACCTGGATCGAGAGCAGGAAACCCATCAATGACTTTAAGAAATCTCATCATTTCACCAATAAAGCGACCTCAACCCTCCCGAAGTCGTCCTCAGATGTTCACGTAA